CGGCCGGGACGTGGTTCACATGGCCGGCGTCGACACCGACCTGGAGGAGGGCGATCGGCTCTCGGTGTTTCCACCCGTTGCGGGCGGCTGATTCACTCTCGGGGTAAGACTACAAAAAGGATAAGTAGTAAGTGGCCGAGTGGCTCGGCATCGTACCGGAGGCACCTTCACTGTCGAGAGTTACCCGACACCCTGCCGCCGGACGCACGTTTATGGGTACTCTCCACCAAGCTGATCCAATGACCGCGCGCGTCGAACGTTCCTTCCGGGGGATCTCCGAGCGACTCGCCGTCCGCTACCTCGAGAACCTGGGCGGTGAGCGAGTGGGAGACGATGTCGTCGAGGGTGATGGCTGGCGAGCCCAGTTCGATGCCGAGACGGTTGGCGTCGGACCGACGTTGACGCTGACCGAGGTGACCGTCGTCTTCGACGGCGAGGAGGAGACGCTCGAGGAACTCGTTCCCGCATTCGCTCGGAAGGCGATGCGGGCCGGGGGGTGAGATCGACGATGACGGACGCCGGCGAGCCGATCGAAGGCCAGATCCTGTTGCTCGCGGCGGCGAAAGCGAGCGTAGCGCCGTCACAGCTTCCGGACCTCGTGGATCGGGTTCAGCACTACCTCGTGGCCGACATCCAACGTCATCGCCAATCGGCGGAGTGCCCCTACGAGGACGACGACCGGATCGTGTTGCTGTTTGAAACCGGGTTCTGGGAGCAAATCGGGTCGGCGCTCGCACTCGAGGAGCGCGAGTGGGATGCTGTCTCGCGCGCACACGTCGAACAATTTCGTCGGGTTGGACGTCGCCGCGATCGCGAGGCCGAGTTCGAGACGGCGCTGGAGATTCGCGAACCGGTCTGTATCGGCCGTCCCGCCGCTGACGAGCGAGACAGAACTGGCTGACGGCGCGTCGAACGAGCACTGAAGAGTTCCGAAGTGCACCGAACGCGCTCGGATACGCGCGAGAGGAATTACCTCGAACCGGATGTTAGCTCGAGCCCGGGTTCTTCCGTGCGAGTTCGGCGCCACAGATCGGGCAACGGTCTTTCTGTTCGTCGTACTCCCGTCCACAGCCCTGGCACTGGAAGGTCCACTCGCGCTCTTCCTCGATGCCCTCACGCGCGATCGGTTCGACGGTGACGGTCAGGCGCTCAGCGACGTTTTGCATGGCGTAGTCGTCGGTCACGAGCACGGCGTCGAGTTCGAACGCAGCGGCCACGAGGCGAACGTCGGTGTCCGAGAGCACGTCGAGGTCGCCCGACTCCTTCGCAGCCCGGCGAACCTTCTCGGTGGTGTCGCCGTTGGGAATGTGGACGTGCATGCCCGACCCCTCCATGGCGTCGTAGCGGTAGACGCTCTCGTCCTCGAGTTCCTCGCGGACGAGTGGAATCGTGGCTGTCTGTTCGGTGGTGTGAAAGTCGTGAATAAAGGCCGACGAATCGAGAATGTACATACCGTTAGCGTTGGACGACGATGTAGTCTTTCACCGCCTGCACGCGGCTGACGGGGATGAGAAAGCGGCCGGCGTCGTTTCGGTCGAAGTCGACCGAACGGGACGGCAGTTGCTCGTCGGGGTCGACCACCAGGTCGTGGAGTTTCCCCGAGTTGATATCCATCGTGATGTTGTAGAGCAGTCCCAGTTCAGTTCCGTCAGAGCCCATGACGGACTTCCCCGAGAGGTTCTCGGCGAGTATCTCGCTCATACCCCCTCGTACTGACTAGTGACTATTAAAGACATGGGAGCCGTCAGACGGACGTCGCCCCTCGAGCAGACGGAGACTCGTGATCGAGACGTGAATTTGCGTGCCTGTGCGCTCGAGGGCTCAATCGTCGAGGGCTCGATTGCTCGACAGTTCGAGACCTACTACAGTTCGAAGACGGCCATCTCGACCTCCTGGACAGGTGACGCGCGGAGAAGCCGGTGACGATGGGTTTAACTACCGGGCAACGGACGATACGGATAAGACCTTCTCGGGTGGTTCACTATGTCGGACACTGACTCGGATACACACGATCCAGCGGCCCTCAGGACCCCGATCGTCGCGGTCCTGGGACACGTCGACCACGGTAAGACCAGTCTCCTCGACAAGATCCGCGGCTCCGCGGTCATCGAGGGCGAAGCAGGGGCGATCACCCAGCACATCGGCGCGACCGCCGTCCCGCTCGAGGTCGTCTCCTCGATCGCCGGCGAACTCGTCGATCCGGACGATTTCGACCTCCCCGGGCTCCTCTTTATCGACACGCCTGGCCACCACTCGTTCACGACGCTTCGCTCTCGCGGGGGCGCGCTCGCGGACATCGCCATCCTGGTCGTCGACGTCAACGACGGCTTCCAGCCCCAGACACTCGAGGCGCTGGACATACTCAAGCGCTCCCAGACGCCGTTCATCGTCGCCGCGAACAAGATCGACACCGTCCCTGGCTGGAACGTCCACGAGGACGCCCCGATCACCCAGACCTACGAGTCCCAGTCAGATCGGACCCGCCAACGACTGGACGAGAGTCTCTACACCATCATCGGGAACCTCTCCGACCAGGACTTCTCGGCGGACCTCTACTGGCGCGTCCAGAACTTCCAGCGCAACGTCGGCGTCGTCCCCGTCTCCGCGCTCACCGGCGAGGGGGTCCCAGACCTGCTCGCCGTCATGATGGGACTCTCCCAGCGCTACATGAAAGAGGAAATGAAGATCGACGTCGCCGGCCCCGGCGTCGGAACCGTGCTGGAAGTCAAAGAGGAGAAGGGGTTCGGAACCACCGTCGACACCGTCCTCTACGACGGGACGATCCGGAGCGACGACACCATCGTCGTCGGCGGCCTGAACGACCCCATCGTCACCGAGGTCCGCGCCCTGCTCCAGCCCCGACCGCTCGCCGAAATCCGGACCGAGAGCCGCTTCGACAACGTCGAAGAGGTCGGCGCGGCCGCCGGGATCAAGGTCGCCGCGCCGGACCTCGAGGACGCGATGGCCGGCGCCCCCGTTCGAGTCGTCCGGGACCGCGACCTCGAGGACGTGGTCGCCGAGGTCGAGTCCGAACTCGCGGACATCGCCGTCGACACCGAAGAGGAGGGCGTCGTCGTCAAAGCCGACACCCTGGGCAGCCTCGAGGCGATGGCCGACGCTCTCGGCGAGGCCGAGATTCCGATCGTCCGGGCCGAAGTCGGCGACGTCGCGCCGCGGGACATCTCGGTCGCCTCGACCGCGGACGACGCGAAACAGCGCGCCGTCCTCGGGTTCAGCGTCGACGTCCTCGCCGACGCCGAGCGCCGGGCCGAAATCGACGACGTCGAGCTGTTCACCGACGACGTGATCTACCAGCTCGTCGAGGGCTACACCGATCACGTCGAAGAGATCGAGCGCGCCCAGCAGGACACCATCCTCGACAACATCACCCGCCCATCCCGGTTCCGCGTACTCGAGGACCACGTCTTCCGCCAGAACGACCCCGCCGTCGTCGGCGTCGAGATCTACTCGGGGACGCTCCAGAACAACTCCTTCGTCGCGAAGTGGGAGGACAACGAACCGACGCGAGTTGGACAGGTCAAGGGCATCCAGGAGCAGGGCGAGGACGTCGACGAGGCCCGCGCGGGCGAGCGCGTGTCGGTGGCCATCGATGGCCCGACCATCGGCCGGCAGGTCAAGGAAGGCGACCTCCTGTGGACGGAGGTCCCCGAGAAGCACGCCAAGATCCTCGAGCAGGAACTCGCCAGCGAGATCCCCGCCGACGAACTCGAGGCGCTGAACATGTACCTCGAGAAACACCGCAAGCGGGATCCGTTCTGGGGCAAGTAGCGACGCCGATCGACGGCTCGAGACGGCCCTGATCCGCCCCGTAGCCGGTCGTGATACCAGTTGTCACGAAGGGAACGTTTTTTAGGCGCCATCCCCAATCGGAAGTAGCGAGTTCTCATGAACGGAAATACGCCGTACGGGGGGTTGCCGGGAGTTACACAGGCCGGACATCGGGCGGCGGCGGACGTTCCCGAACTGTCGCTCGAGCAAAAGCGAACGCTCCAGCGAACGGTCAGTCAGATCGCCGCCAGGACGCGGGACTTCCTCCCCGACGAGTACATCGTCGACGCGGACGTCGCCGACGGCGTCTCCGGCCCGCAGGCGCTCGTGGCCGTCCAGCCACCCATCGGTCATCCGGTCAGCGCCGGGTTCACGCCCGACCTCGAAAACACGCCGGAGGACCTCATTAGTGCCGACGACCGCGACGAGGTCGCCCGGGGTCTGGCCGCGAGCGCCGCCTTGCAGGTGAAACAGGCCGTGAGCGACGACGTGACGCCGACGGCACGCTAACCGTCGAATCCGATTTCTGCCGTCTTCGGCCCGTCTTCCGCCCTCGACCCTCTCGAGTACAGCAAGTCTATCGCCCTGAGCGTAGCGAGTCGATTCGCTCGAACACAACGAGTCGATTCGCTCGAACACAACGAGCTGATCCGCCCGAGCGTGGCGATTCGATCACTCGACGTCGCGAACCAGTCCTGCCCGAAGGTCACGACCGAAGTAGTAGCCGATCACGCTCGCGAGGAGGCCAGCGCCCGCACCGATGGCGAGCACGTATCGACCCGTGTCCGTCGGCAGAAAGAGAGCAAAATCGAGAAGGACGCCCAGCGCACCGATGCCGGTGCCCGCGAGTCCGACCTCGAGGTAGCGACGCCTCGAGGTGACCAGGCCGACCACGAACGCCATCGCGAGCAGGCCGAGCAGGCGGCCGATGCCGGAAAACGGCAAGACGATGCCGCCAGCCACCATGCCGAACCCGAGTGTGAGGACGATGGCGAGGAGACTCTTCGGGGAGGGGTACCGCGACGGCGAGAGCCGGTCGCGGATCGAGCCGCCAAGTCGCAACCGCGAGAACGGGTTCCACTTTCGCCTCCGACTCGAGTCCGTCGTCGATTCGGCCGACGGGGTCGACCGCGCTTCGGCGTCGGCGCTCACACCAGCGTCGGCGCTCGCGCCGGACCCGCCCTCCAGGAGCCGTTCAGTTTCGGCCAGCAGGTCGTCGGTGTCGGCGCCAGACCCGCCCCTTTCGGTCGGCTCGCGCTGGCCGGACGACCGCGTCTCGCCGTCGTCCACCGGTACCTCGTCGGAACGCTCGCTCATACCGTCTTCGAGGGGCGACG
This region of Natronosalvus halobius genomic DNA includes:
- a CDS encoding NOB1 family endonuclease, which produces MYILDSSAFIHDFHTTEQTATIPLVREELEDESVYRYDAMEGSGMHVHIPNGDTTEKVRRAAKESGDLDVLSDTDVRLVAAAFELDAVLVTDDYAMQNVAERLTVTVEPIAREGIEEEREWTFQCQGCGREYDEQKDRCPICGAELARKNPGSS
- a CDS encoding PRC-barrel domain-containing protein; protein product: MSEILAENLSGKSVMGSDGTELGLLYNITMDINSGKLHDLVVDPDEQLPSRSVDFDRNDAGRFLIPVSRVQAVKDYIVVQR
- the infB gene encoding translation initiation factor IF-2, with product MSDTDSDTHDPAALRTPIVAVLGHVDHGKTSLLDKIRGSAVIEGEAGAITQHIGATAVPLEVVSSIAGELVDPDDFDLPGLLFIDTPGHHSFTTLRSRGGALADIAILVVDVNDGFQPQTLEALDILKRSQTPFIVAANKIDTVPGWNVHEDAPITQTYESQSDRTRQRLDESLYTIIGNLSDQDFSADLYWRVQNFQRNVGVVPVSALTGEGVPDLLAVMMGLSQRYMKEEMKIDVAGPGVGTVLEVKEEKGFGTTVDTVLYDGTIRSDDTIVVGGLNDPIVTEVRALLQPRPLAEIRTESRFDNVEEVGAAAGIKVAAPDLEDAMAGAPVRVVRDRDLEDVVAEVESELADIAVDTEEEGVVVKADTLGSLEAMADALGEAEIPIVRAEVGDVAPRDISVASTADDAKQRAVLGFSVDVLADAERRAEIDDVELFTDDVIYQLVEGYTDHVEEIERAQQDTILDNITRPSRFRVLEDHVFRQNDPAVVGVEIYSGTLQNNSFVAKWEDNEPTRVGQVKGIQEQGEDVDEARAGERVSVAIDGPTIGRQVKEGDLLWTEVPEKHAKILEQELASEIPADELEALNMYLEKHRKRDPFWGK
- a CDS encoding DUF5811 family protein gives rise to the protein MNGNTPYGGLPGVTQAGHRAAADVPELSLEQKRTLQRTVSQIAARTRDFLPDEYIVDADVADGVSGPQALVAVQPPIGHPVSAGFTPDLENTPEDLISADDRDEVARGLAASAALQVKQAVSDDVTPTAR
- a CDS encoding DUF456 domain-containing protein → MSERSDEVPVDDGETRSSGQREPTERGGSGADTDDLLAETERLLEGGSGASADAGVSADAEARSTPSAESTTDSSRRRKWNPFSRLRLGGSIRDRLSPSRYPSPKSLLAIVLTLGFGMVAGGIVLPFSGIGRLLGLLAMAFVVGLVTSRRRYLEVGLAGTGIGALGVLLDFALFLPTDTGRYVLAIGAGAGLLASVIGYYFGRDLRAGLVRDVE